One Fibrobacter sp. UWB10 DNA segment encodes these proteins:
- a CDS encoding FISUMP domain-containing protein has translation MLRFLITVLVAVSLSHAITSIPINGIKASATLPDLGQKSYRPENMIMKKNVHPFFQVWAAKFNNKPITLEFLVEAQELDVITIYNGYMRDSSSYTNYSLAQNIRIYQNSTDNLVKSYTLAQPRWGGYKIHRPDIIVFEKPLKNVYKIIIEIESIYPGKLYQDLCIALVKFWGFPRLPRKLKAGQMTDPRDGHIYGTVSIGDQTWMSEDLRYKTPGSRPFADPTKPNLRLPIDAGLEYPESDIDNGICPEGWRLPTEAEFASIKDKLPASATYDDLFSAANHKPFYAIYEKGKSSTDPALKTDVEEFFYPTNVYGLNFSRLTRRYYDQQCIEESGELFAFASYWTADAKDIPLWPDENGNVEVKPLRFYRFGGADYCEAMLCPENYHFVRCIQADDPPSFEKTPSDFTDSVNE, from the coding sequence ATGTTACGTTTTTTGATTACCGTTTTAGTCGCTGTTTCTTTGTCTCATGCGATTACCTCTATCCCCATAAACGGAATCAAGGCGTCTGCCACTTTACCTGACCTTGGCCAAAAGAGCTACCGCCCCGAAAACATGATCATGAAAAAGAACGTACACCCGTTCTTTCAGGTTTGGGCAGCCAAGTTCAATAACAAGCCCATCACTTTGGAATTTCTCGTAGAGGCTCAGGAACTCGACGTCATTACCATTTATAACGGGTACATGCGCGATTCATCGTCTTACACGAACTACAGCCTCGCCCAGAACATCCGAATTTACCAGAACAGCACAGACAATCTTGTAAAGTCGTACACGCTTGCCCAACCCAGATGGGGCGGCTACAAGATCCATCGCCCCGACATCATCGTCTTTGAAAAACCGCTCAAGAACGTTTACAAGATTATCATTGAAATCGAGAGCATTTACCCGGGCAAGCTTTATCAAGACCTCTGCATCGCCTTAGTCAAGTTCTGGGGATTCCCGAGACTCCCGCGCAAGCTAAAAGCAGGCCAAATGACCGACCCGCGCGACGGACACATCTACGGAACAGTCAGCATCGGCGACCAAACCTGGATGTCGGAGGATTTACGCTACAAGACTCCCGGAAGCAGGCCCTTTGCCGACCCCACCAAGCCGAATTTGAGACTGCCTATCGATGCGGGCCTAGAATACCCGGAATCTGACATCGATAACGGAATTTGCCCCGAAGGCTGGAGACTCCCGACCGAAGCCGAATTTGCAAGCATCAAGGACAAGCTCCCTGCATCGGCGACCTATGACGACCTTTTCTCAGCCGCAAACCACAAGCCATTCTACGCGATTTACGAAAAAGGTAAATCCAGCACCGATCCTGCCCTCAAGACCGACGTCGAAGAATTCTTTTATCCGACCAATGTCTACGGCCTGAACTTTTCTAGACTGACACGCCGCTATTACGACCAGCAATGTATCGAAGAAAGCGGTGAATTGTTCGCTTTTGCCTCTTACTGGACCGCAGATGCAAAGGATATCCCCCTTTGGCCCGATGAAAACGGCAATGTCGAGGTCAAGCCCTTAAGGTTTTACAGATTTGGTGGTGCAGACTATTGCGAAGCCATGCTTTGCCCCGAAAACTACCATTTTGTCCGCTGTATCCAGGCAGACGACCCTCCCAGTTTTGAAAAGACGCCTTCCGATTTTACAGATTCCGTAAACGAATAA
- a CDS encoding CTP synthase has translation MSSSKAAAKKQTKYIFITGGVVSSLGKGITSASLALLLKSRGYKVFMQKLDPYLNVDPGTMSPYQHGEVFVTDDGYETDLDLGHYERFAGVQCSKASSYTSGRIYSSVLAKERAGKYLGGTVQVIPHITNEIKDAFRSAAESGADIVLCEIGGVAGDIESLPFLEAARQFRFEVGVENTCFVHLVLVPYLKAAGELKTKPSQHSVAELRNIGIFPDILVCRTEMTIPQDHLDKLALFCNVKPECVIEEKDVKDSVYAVPRELSKQELDLRVLEQLHLSVHPIIHSEWDKLVKKATQPKYECTIALVGKYIAIRDAYKSVHEALQHAGMEHNAKVKVECIEAEELEKNPNLIKNADGILIPGGFGSRGVNGKCVAIKYAREHKIPLLGICLGMQCCVIEFARNVLGWKDANSTEFDEKTAHPVIDLMDEQKNVTEKGGTMRLGAYPCKLMKDSNAAKLYKSEKISERHRHRYEFNYNSEFRKELEKAGLKIAGTSPDGKLVEMVEIKNHPYFEACQFHPEFKSRPTAPHPLFSGLVKAALAQKNKKNVNGGKKNA, from the coding sequence ATGTCCTCCTCTAAAGCTGCCGCAAAAAAACAGACCAAGTACATTTTCATTACCGGCGGCGTGGTCAGTTCGCTCGGTAAAGGCATCACCTCCGCTTCGCTCGCACTCCTCCTCAAGAGCCGCGGCTACAAAGTGTTCATGCAGAAGCTCGACCCGTATCTGAACGTAGACCCGGGTACCATGAGCCCCTACCAGCACGGCGAAGTTTTCGTGACCGACGACGGCTACGAAACCGACCTTGACCTCGGCCACTACGAACGCTTCGCTGGCGTGCAGTGCTCCAAGGCATCGAGCTATACCTCAGGCCGCATCTATTCTTCCGTACTCGCGAAGGAACGCGCGGGCAAGTACCTCGGCGGTACGGTGCAGGTCATTCCGCACATTACCAACGAAATCAAGGACGCCTTCCGTTCTGCAGCCGAAAGCGGCGCAGACATCGTGCTCTGCGAAATCGGCGGTGTCGCAGGCGACATCGAATCTCTCCCGTTCCTCGAAGCTGCAAGACAGTTCCGCTTCGAAGTCGGCGTCGAAAACACTTGCTTTGTTCACCTGGTTCTCGTGCCTTACTTGAAGGCTGCAGGCGAACTCAAGACCAAGCCTTCGCAGCACTCAGTTGCCGAGCTCCGCAACATCGGTATTTTCCCGGACATTCTCGTGTGCCGCACCGAAATGACAATTCCGCAAGATCACTTGGACAAGCTCGCGCTCTTCTGCAACGTGAAGCCCGAATGTGTAATCGAAGAAAAGGACGTGAAGGACTCCGTTTACGCAGTTCCCCGCGAACTTTCCAAGCAGGAACTTGACCTCCGCGTGCTTGAACAGCTCCATCTGAGCGTACACCCGATTATCCACTCCGAATGGGACAAGCTCGTCAAGAAGGCAACCCAGCCCAAGTACGAATGCACCATCGCGCTTGTGGGCAAATACATCGCCATCCGCGACGCCTACAAGTCCGTGCACGAAGCCTTGCAGCATGCCGGCATGGAACACAACGCCAAGGTAAAGGTGGAATGCATCGAGGCCGAAGAGCTTGAAAAGAATCCGAACCTCATCAAGAATGCCGACGGCATCTTGATTCCGGGCGGGTTCGGTAGCCGCGGCGTGAACGGCAAGTGTGTTGCCATCAAGTATGCCCGCGAACACAAGATTCCGCTGCTGGGAATTTGTCTCGGCATGCAATGCTGCGTGATTGAATTTGCACGCAACGTACTCGGCTGGAAGGACGCCAACTCCACGGAATTCGACGAAAAGACTGCCCACCCGGTCATCGACCTGATGGACGAACAGAAAAACGTCACCGAAAAGGGCGGCACCATGCGCCTCGGCGCTTACCCGTGCAAGCTCATGAAGGATTCCAATGCTGCCAAGCTCTACAAGAGCGAAAAGATTAGCGAACGTCACCGTCACCGCTACGAATTCAACTACAACAGCGAATTCCGCAAGGAACTCGAAAAGGCCGGCCTGAAAATCGCCGGTACATCGCCCGACGGCAAGCTCGTTGAAATGGTGGAAATCAAGAACCACCCCTACTTTGAAGCCTGCCAGTTCCATCCGGAATTCAAGAGCCGTCCTACGGCACCGCACCCGCTGTTCAGCGGACTTGTAAAAGCAGCACTTGCTCAAAAGAATAAGAAAAATGTGAATGGAGGCAAAAAGAATGCCTAA
- the carA gene encoding glutamine-hydrolyzing carbamoyl-phosphate synthase small subunit, whose translation MTDRFNWKAKREKKAFLALADGTVFRGYAFGAPTDTVGEAVFNTGMAGYKQILTDPSYAGQFVVFTTAEVGAYAANIEKSESRDVFLNGIVVNSLDEVSPELKEESLHEYMRKHNKPGIAGVDTRALTIHLREHGAQKAYLHVDCSDITEEEAIKKAQEWIGLDGQDYASKVSDPNGYVLSTEGDLQVVALDFGIKTNILRNLVSQGMKVTVLPITATYEQIMAKNPDGVFLSNGPADPNSLPQVVAVVKQLLGKIPLMGICLGNQLLGLALGANVSKLKFGHHGCNHPVKNVKTGAVEITSQNHNYAIDAITLPEEVEVTHINLNDNTVEGIRHTQLPAFSVQYHPESAPGPNDSLYLFSEFRQMIEEFKAKQVSTPKPAEVPKEVKNVLL comes from the coding sequence ATGACTGATAGATTCAACTGGAAAGCGAAACGCGAAAAGAAGGCGTTTCTGGCACTGGCAGACGGAACCGTTTTTAGGGGCTACGCCTTTGGCGCTCCCACCGACACCGTCGGCGAAGCCGTGTTCAACACCGGTATGGCCGGTTACAAGCAGATTTTGACCGACCCCTCTTACGCGGGTCAGTTCGTGGTGTTCACCACTGCCGAAGTCGGCGCCTACGCCGCAAACATTGAAAAGTCCGAATCTCGCGACGTGTTCCTGAACGGAATTGTCGTGAACTCGTTGGATGAAGTCAGCCCGGAACTGAAAGAAGAAAGCTTGCACGAATACATGCGCAAGCACAACAAGCCGGGCATTGCAGGCGTCGATACTCGCGCCCTCACAATCCACCTGCGTGAACATGGCGCCCAGAAGGCTTACCTGCACGTAGACTGTTCCGACATCACTGAAGAAGAAGCCATCAAGAAGGCCCAGGAATGGATCGGTCTGGACGGCCAGGACTACGCAAGTAAGGTTTCTGACCCGAACGGCTACGTTCTCAGCACCGAAGGTGACTTGCAGGTGGTCGCACTCGATTTCGGTATCAAGACGAACATTCTGAGAAACCTGGTAAGCCAGGGCATGAAGGTCACGGTGCTTCCAATTACCGCCACCTACGAACAGATTATGGCCAAGAACCCCGACGGCGTGTTCCTTTCGAACGGTCCTGCCGACCCGAACAGCCTTCCGCAGGTGGTCGCCGTTGTCAAGCAGCTCTTGGGCAAGATTCCTCTGATGGGCATTTGCCTGGGTAACCAGCTGCTCGGCCTCGCCTTGGGCGCAAACGTTTCCAAGCTCAAGTTCGGCCACCACGGCTGCAACCACCCGGTCAAGAATGTGAAGACCGGCGCAGTCGAAATCACGAGCCAGAACCACAACTATGCGATCGATGCTATTACGCTCCCCGAAGAAGTCGAAGTCACTCACATCAACCTGAACGACAACACGGTCGAAGGCATTCGCCACACGCAATTGCCGGCATTCAGCGTGCAGTACCACCCGGAATCTGCTCCGGGCCCGAACGATTCTCTCTACCTGTTTAGTGAATTCAGACAAATGATCGAAGAATTCAAAGCAAAACAAGTCAGCACCCCCAAGCCCGCAGAAGTCCCCAAAGAGGTAAAAAATGTCCTCCTCTAA
- a CDS encoding glutamine synthetase III, producing MSNEYRLKAIKEIASENAGANLPAAPANIDFYGEDVFNAEAMRAYLPKDICKKLFATIDGGAPLDPSIAGEVAHAMKKWAIDRGATHFTHWFQPLTGSTAEKHDSFLEPEDGKAILAFSGKNLIVGEPDASSFPSGGLRSTFEARGYTAWDPTSPAFIKRHGNGATLCIPTAFCSYTGEALDKKTPLLRSIQALQKSADRLMGLFGVAQQKVTVTLGAEQEYFLIDKRFYLQRPDLYQAGRTLFGAAPAKHQQMEDHYFGSIPARILNFMNEVEKELWKLGIPAKTRHNEVAPAQFELAPMFEEVNLACDHNMQIMEVLRQVADRNGLVCLLHEKPFAGINGSGKHNNWSVNYGKTNLLNPGKDPHQNAIFLTTLCAVIYAVDTHADLLRMAVASAGNDHRLGANEAPPAIISMYLGDQLADVIDQLEKGDPKSSKQAGALKLGSDTLPPLPRDATDRNRTSPFAFTGNKFEFRAPGSSQSCSEPNVILNTIVAEAFDLIADKLANVPADKFHEELQNLLQKIVKEHKRVIFNGNGYTDEWVEEAAKRGLPNIRTTMEALQALNKKENVALFEKYGVFNKRELDSRYEVNMEDYHKKIHIEGKIAFDIAKNVVLPQVLCAYTNALKTNELAKGQGFYAVDGYARELGEKLKELDAAVAQMETALGEKHEVILDAMANLRIIVDKIESIVPDEKWPLPKYREMLFIY from the coding sequence ATGAGCAACGAATACAGATTAAAAGCTATCAAGGAAATCGCCAGCGAAAACGCTGGTGCCAACCTTCCCGCAGCACCCGCAAACATCGACTTCTACGGCGAAGACGTCTTCAACGCCGAGGCCATGCGCGCATATCTTCCCAAGGACATTTGCAAGAAGCTCTTCGCCACTATCGATGGCGGCGCACCGCTTGACCCGAGCATCGCTGGCGAAGTTGCTCATGCCATGAAAAAGTGGGCTATCGACCGCGGCGCCACCCACTTTACTCACTGGTTCCAGCCTCTTACCGGTTCCACCGCCGAAAAGCATGACTCCTTCCTCGAACCCGAAGATGGCAAGGCAATCCTCGCCTTCAGCGGCAAGAACCTGATCGTCGGCGAACCGGACGCATCTTCTTTCCCGAGCGGCGGCCTCCGTTCTACTTTCGAAGCCCGCGGCTATACCGCTTGGGATCCGACCTCTCCGGCCTTCATCAAGCGTCACGGCAACGGTGCAACGCTCTGCATCCCGACCGCTTTCTGTAGCTATACTGGCGAAGCCTTGGACAAGAAGACTCCGCTTCTCCGTTCTATTCAGGCCCTCCAGAAGTCCGCCGACCGCCTCATGGGTCTCTTCGGCGTTGCCCAGCAGAAGGTCACCGTTACCTTGGGTGCCGAACAGGAATACTTCCTGATTGACAAGCGCTTCTACCTGCAGCGCCCGGACCTGTACCAGGCCGGTCGTACTCTGTTTGGCGCCGCTCCGGCAAAGCACCAGCAGATGGAAGACCACTACTTCGGTAGCATTCCGGCACGCATTTTGAACTTCATGAACGAAGTGGAAAAGGAACTCTGGAAGCTCGGCATTCCGGCAAAGACCCGCCACAACGAAGTCGCTCCGGCCCAGTTCGAACTTGCTCCGATGTTTGAAGAAGTGAACCTCGCTTGCGACCACAACATGCAGATTATGGAAGTGCTCCGCCAGGTTGCTGACCGCAACGGTCTCGTTTGCCTGCTGCACGAAAAGCCGTTTGCCGGCATCAACGGTTCCGGTAAGCACAACAACTGGTCTGTGAACTACGGCAAGACCAACCTCTTGAACCCGGGCAAGGACCCGCACCAGAACGCCATCTTCCTCACCACGCTCTGCGCTGTGATCTACGCTGTCGACACCCACGCCGACTTGCTCCGTATGGCTGTTGCTAGCGCCGGTAACGACCACCGTCTCGGTGCCAACGAAGCTCCTCCGGCAATCATCTCCATGTACCTCGGCGACCAGCTCGCCGACGTTATCGACCAGCTTGAAAAGGGCGATCCGAAATCCAGCAAGCAGGCCGGTGCCCTGAAGCTCGGTTCCGACACGCTCCCGCCGCTCCCCCGCGACGCTACCGACCGCAACCGTACTTCTCCGTTCGCCTTCACCGGCAACAAGTTCGAATTCCGTGCTCCGGGTTCTAGCCAGAGTTGCTCTGAACCGAATGTCATCCTCAACACGATCGTGGCCGAAGCCTTCGACCTCATCGCCGACAAGCTCGCCAATGTTCCGGCCGACAAGTTCCACGAAGAACTGCAGAATCTGTTGCAGAAGATTGTCAAGGAACACAAGCGCGTTATCTTCAACGGCAACGGCTATACCGACGAATGGGTGGAAGAAGCAGCCAAGCGCGGCCTCCCGAACATCCGCACCACCATGGAAGCCCTCCAGGCTCTCAACAAGAAGGAAAATGTGGCCCTGTTCGAAAAGTATGGCGTATTCAACAAGCGCGAACTCGACTCCCGTTACGAAGTCAACATGGAAGATTACCACAAGAAGATTCACATCGAAGGCAAGATTGCATTCGATATCGCGAAGAACGTGGTGCTCCCGCAGGTACTCTGTGCATACACTAACGCATTGAAGACCAACGAGTTAGCTAAGGGCCAGGGCTTCTACGCAGTTGACGGTTACGCTCGCGAACTCGGCGAAAAGCTCAAAGAACTTGATGCCGCAGTCGCCCAGATGGAAACCGCTCTCGGCGAAAAGCACGAAGTCATTCTCGACGCTATGGCAAACCTCCGCATTATCGTGGACAAGATCGAAAGCATCGTGCCCGACGAAAAGTGGCCGCTGCCGAAATATCGTGAAATGTTGTTCATTTACTAA
- a CDS encoding DUF1007 family protein, giving the protein MTGLAVMAEAHPHVFADVSIKAVFSQDAFTGVQNHWSFDEVYSAAMFASADENGDSKITGKEIDEVKKLVLDPLQQSGYFNYVTVDSKFLPVRKIEGFSAAMKNGKLVLDFKVVFSIPATSDYTMLVIVISDQTNYIQMTTDMENADVDAPDGLDVEFFPDEVRGLTLFRAFRSDTEGLFLRFKK; this is encoded by the coding sequence TTGACTGGCTTGGCTGTCATGGCCGAGGCGCATCCGCACGTGTTTGCCGATGTGTCTATTAAGGCTGTATTCAGTCAAGATGCCTTTACAGGGGTCCAAAATCATTGGTCCTTTGACGAGGTGTACAGTGCAGCCATGTTTGCTTCGGCAGATGAAAATGGCGACAGTAAAATTACAGGGAAAGAAATTGACGAGGTAAAAAAACTCGTGCTCGACCCGTTGCAGCAAAGCGGCTATTTTAACTATGTAACGGTTGATAGTAAGTTCCTGCCAGTCCGAAAAATCGAAGGCTTTTCTGCTGCAATGAAAAACGGAAAACTGGTGTTGGACTTTAAGGTTGTATTCTCGATTCCGGCAACTTCGGATTACACGATGCTTGTAATTGTAATCAGTGACCAGACGAATTATATCCAGATGACAACGGATATGGAAAATGCGGATGTCGATGCGCCTGATGGGTTAGATGTCGAATTCTTTCCTGACGAGGTTCGCGGGCTGACACTGTTCCGTGCTTTTAGAAGCGATACGGAAGGTCTTTTTTTAAGGTTTAAAAAGTGA
- a CDS encoding MotA/TolQ/ExbB proton channel family protein, which produces MNYILDFIQQGGVIAYVLVAMNFVGYSIIVWKIISLILFNRSIRKRLPSKILHRVVSHNTDHHIIMESIRTEIALAFSPLQKGMTTIENIASISPLLGLLGTVFGIFNAFSVIAVSGLSDAGAFATGIKLALITTVIGLVVAIPHVIAFNYLNASMESEQDNVENDVLLQLGRILKEKDHIRSHSADSANEDA; this is translated from the coding sequence ATGAACTACATCTTAGACTTTATCCAGCAGGGCGGCGTTATTGCCTACGTACTCGTAGCGATGAATTTCGTCGGTTATTCCATCATCGTATGGAAAATCATTTCGCTGATTCTCTTTAACAGGAGCATCCGCAAGCGCCTTCCGTCCAAAATCCTGCACCGCGTGGTAAGTCACAATACCGACCACCACATCATTATGGAAAGTATCCGCACCGAAATTGCGCTCGCCTTCTCGCCGCTGCAGAAGGGCATGACCACGATTGAAAATATCGCCAGCATTTCTCCATTGCTCGGCCTTTTGGGAACCGTGTTCGGCATTTTCAACGCCTTCAGCGTCATCGCCGTTTCGGGCCTTTCTGACGCAGGTGCATTCGCTACGGGCATCAAGCTCGCCCTCATTACGACGGTGATTGGCCTTGTGGTCGCCATTCCGCACGTTATCGCCTTCAACTACCTGAACGCAAGCATGGAATCGGAACAGGACAACGTAGAAAACGATGTGCTCTTGCAGCTCGGTCGCATTCTCAAGGAGAAGGACCACATTCGTTCTCATAGCGCCGATTCCGCAAACGAGGATGCATAA
- a CDS encoding biopolymer transporter ExbD has product MAKRTRRIRPDMTPLIDCVFLLLVFFLVTSVFKQDESVLKLILPETQTETKRDTPEGLYIELSETELAFNGQRGTPDELREKAAAVQNKKSPVAIKIDKGTTYERIAVILDILQVQKLYNIQLINEMESAE; this is encoded by the coding sequence ATGGCCAAGCGCACCCGCCGAATCCGCCCCGACATGACGCCGCTCATCGACTGCGTCTTTTTGCTGCTGGTGTTCTTTTTGGTGACATCGGTATTCAAGCAAGACGAATCGGTGCTCAAGCTGATTCTGCCCGAAACGCAGACCGAAACCAAGCGCGACACGCCCGAGGGCCTGTACATCGAGCTTTCCGAGACAGAACTCGCCTTTAACGGCCAGCGCGGCACACCCGACGAACTCCGCGAAAAAGCCGCTGCGGTGCAGAATAAGAAATCCCCTGTCGCCATCAAGATCGACAAGGGAACCACTTACGAACGCATCGCCGTTATCCTCGATATTTTACAGGTGCAAAAGCTGTACAATATCCAGCTGATCAACGAGATGGAAAGCGCGGAATAG